The Humulus lupulus chromosome 3, drHumLupu1.1, whole genome shotgun sequence genome window below encodes:
- the LOC133821000 gene encoding stemmadenine O-acetyltransferase-like, giving the protein MSNVVEIEVISNEIIKPNSPTPDHLRRYKLSSLDQISPKVYNPLLFFYELNGTDDPDDEHHKFNNITFISNHLKKSLSEVLALFYPLAGRQLKGDLIVDCNDEGVPFLEAKVKGQSISDAIKAPIASDHNKFLPFKLDEVGEFALGVQLNVFESGGIVIGVCISHKLADALSSIMFVKTWVATARGEADTIAPPEFVSATLFPPKNLRSYDSTVGITRKNIIAKRFIFDSTAIETLKTKLSDQDRAPSRVEALSTFIWSRFMAATYKSDDSKKLYTIIHPVNLRPKFDPPLQNHHFGNYYRVAFTVVPSSCISTVGEDSCGRELVKQIREEIKKIDTEFVTKLIEGNEEHFDILEDSANRFVRDELVTSAFTSLLKFPIYEADFGWGNPTWVGSPALNFSNVTAFFDTKTGDGIEAYISLNRDDMAKLEADNEFQAFVSPLLGC; this is encoded by the coding sequence ATGAGTAACGTTGTCGAAATTGAAGTAATCTCCAATGAGATTATTAAACCTAATTCTCCAACCCCAGATCATCTCCGCCGTTACAAGCTCTCTAGCCTCGATCAAATATCTCCCAAAGTTTATAACCCTTTACTCTTTTTCTATGAACTTAACGGTACCGATGATCCTGATGATGAACACCATAAGTTCAACAATATCACCTTCATATCCAATCACCTCAAGAAGTCTTTGTCTGAGGTCTTAGCCCTTTTCTACCCACTCGCCGGACGACAACTCAAAGGCGACCTAATCGTCGACTGTAACGACGAGGGAGTTCCATTCCTTGAAGCCAAAGTGAAAGGCCAATCAATTTCTGACGCTATCAAAGCTCCAATCGCAAGTGACCACAACAAGTTCCTTCCATTTAAGCTCGACGAAGTCGGAGAGTTTGCCCTTGGCGTCCAACTCAACGTCTTCGAAAGCGGAGGAATCGTCATCGGCGTATGCATTTCCCATAAGCTTGCAGACGCTTTGTCTAGTATCATGTTCGTCAAAACTTGGGTGGCCACTGCTCGTGGTGAGGCTGACACAATTGCCCCACCTGAATTCGTTTCGGCCACACTCTTCCCACCCAAGAATTTGAGATCGTATGATTCAACTGTTGGCATAACAAGAAAGAACATCATAGCTAAGAGGTTTATCTTTGACTCCACGGCAATTGAAACTCTCAAAACGAAATTAAGCGACCAGGACAGAGCGCCTTCACGTGTGGAAGCTTTATCAACTTTCATATGGAGTCGATTTATGGCTGCAACCTACAAATCTGATGATTCGAAGAAGCTTTACACTATTATTCATCCCGTGAATCTACGGCCGAAATTCGACCCGCCTCTCCAAAATCATCATTTCGGAAACTATTATAGGGTTGCCTTTACGGTGGTTCCTTCCTCGTGTATTAGTACTGTTGGAGAAGATTCTTGTGGTCGAGAGTTGGTGAAGCAGATAAGAGAGGAAATAAAGAAGATTGATACGGAGTTTGTGACGAAACTAATAGAGGGTAATGAAGAACATTTTGATATCCTTGAGGACAGTGCTAATAGATTCGTCAGAGATGAATTGGTTACGTCTGCCTTTACTAGCTTGTTAAAGTTTCCAATTTATGAAGCTGATTTTGGATGGGGTAACCCTACATGGGTTGGCTCTCCTGCCCTAAATTTCAGCAACGTAACTGCTTTCTTTGACACCAAAACTGGGGATGGAATAGAGGCCTATATTAGTTTGAATCGGGATGATATGGCTAAGTTGGAGGCTGATAATGAGTTTCAAGCATTCGTTTCTCCATTACTTGGATGTTGA